Proteins encoded in a region of the Panicum hallii strain FIL2 chromosome 3, PHallii_v3.1, whole genome shotgun sequence genome:
- the LOC112886346 gene encoding thiamine pyrophosphokinase 3-like: MALAPTPPQQRPTMRHSSAFLLPPPSPSSSPAPGGGPADAATVALVVLNQPLPRFAPLLWSRAALRVCADGGANRVFDGMPELVQGQDAGEVRARYKPDVIKGDMDSVRPEVKEYYSNLGTKIVDESHDQDTTDLHKCISFIAKNSTVADKSNLCILVLGALGGRFDHEMGNINVLHIFPNINIILLSNDCLIFLLPRTHAHEIHVERSIEGPHCGLIPIGMPSTSTTTTGLRWNLDNTSMSYGGLISTSNITEEDKVTVTSASDLIWTISLQN, translated from the exons ATGGCTCTGGCTCCcacgccgccgcagcagcggcCGACGATGCGCCACTCCTCGGCGttcctcctcccaccgccctcCCCGTCCTCCTCGCCCGCGCCCGGTGGCGGCCCCGCCGACGCCGCCACCGTCGCGCTCGTCGTCCTTAACCAGCCGCTGCCCCGCTTCGCGCCCCTCCTCTGGTCCCGCG CGGCGCTGCGGGTGTGCGCGGACGGCGGCGCCAACCGCGTCTTCGACGGCATGCCGGAGCTGGTCCAAGGCCAGGACGCCGGCGAGGTCCGCGCGAG GTACAAGCCAGATGTAATCAAAGGGGATATGGACTCAGTAAGACCAGAAGTGAAGGAATATTATTCCAACTTG GGTACCAAAATAGTTGATGAGTCACATGATCAGGACACCACTGATTTACACAAATGTATATCTTTTATAGCTAAGAATTCAACTGTTGCAGACAAATCTAAC CTCTGCATCCTTGTCCTTGGTGCGTTAGGAGGAAGGTTTGATCATGAGATGGGAAATATCAATGTACTTCATATATTCCCAAACATTAATATCATCCTCCTATCGAATGATTGTCTGATCTTTCTCCTCCCAAGAACACACGCCCATGAGATCCACGTTGAACGGTCGATTGAAGGCCCCCACTGTGGGTTGATCCCAATTGGGATgccgtcaactagcaccacgaCCACTGGACTCCGGTGGAATTTAG ACAATACCAGCATGAGCTATGGAGGATTGATCAGCACGTCAAACATCACGGAAGAGGACAAGGTGACGGTCACCTCAGCGTCCGATCTTATCTGGACAATATCGCTCCAGAACTGA